The following proteins come from a genomic window of Nocardiopsis sp. YSL2:
- the folP gene encoding dihydropteroate synthase: MLRLRGREYAPDAALVMAIVNRTPDSFYDRGATWDDGPAFERVRRVVAQGADIVDIGGIKAAPGEEIGADEEKRRIVDFVAGVRQEFPDLVISVDTWRASVGRAVCEAGADLLNDAWGGYDPELAEVAAEFGAGLVCTHTGGVTPRTRPHRLHYDDVVREAIDSTVALAERAVALGAPAESVLIDPAHDFGKNTWHSLELTRRLDEMTATGWPVLVSLSNKDFVGETLDLPVGERLTGTLAATAVCAWHGARVYRVHEVVETRQVLDMVATIRGVRPPSRAVRGLA; this comes from the coding sequence GTGCTGAGACTGCGGGGCCGGGAGTACGCCCCGGACGCGGCGCTGGTGATGGCGATCGTCAACCGGACCCCGGACTCCTTCTACGACCGGGGGGCGACCTGGGACGACGGGCCCGCGTTCGAGCGCGTGCGCCGCGTCGTGGCCCAGGGGGCGGACATCGTCGACATCGGCGGCATCAAGGCGGCCCCGGGCGAGGAGATCGGCGCGGACGAGGAGAAGCGCCGGATCGTCGACTTCGTGGCGGGGGTCCGGCAGGAGTTCCCCGACCTGGTCATCAGCGTGGACACCTGGCGTGCCTCGGTGGGCCGGGCGGTGTGCGAGGCGGGCGCCGACCTGCTCAACGACGCCTGGGGCGGGTACGACCCGGAGCTGGCCGAGGTGGCCGCGGAGTTCGGTGCCGGGCTGGTGTGCACGCACACCGGCGGGGTGACCCCGCGTACCCGGCCGCACCGGCTGCACTACGACGACGTGGTGCGCGAGGCGATCGACTCCACCGTGGCCCTGGCCGAACGCGCGGTGGCGCTGGGGGCGCCCGCGGAGTCGGTGCTGATCGACCCCGCCCACGACTTCGGCAAGAACACCTGGCACTCGTTGGAGCTGACGCGCAGGCTCGACGAGATGACGGCGACCGGGTGGCCGGTGCTGGTGTCGCTGTCCAACAAGGACTTCGTCGGCGAGACCCTCGACCTGCCCGTGGGCGAGCGGCTGACCGGCACACTGGCGGCGACCGCGGTGTGCGCCTGGCACGGGGCGCGGGTCTACCGGGTCCACGAGGTCGTGGAGACCCGCCAGGTCCTGGACATGGTCGCCACGATCAGGGGTGTACGGCCTCCCTCGCGGGCAGTGAGAGGCTTGGCGTAG
- a CDS encoding cyclopropane-fatty-acyl-phospholipid synthase family protein, whose translation MNTTQDTTDRRRTPDVDARRWPDVARIPARGPRTPVARALAGHAAARAGVRLHTGPGEPAAADPPVLCLRDPDAFHRRLAAGGLIGFGESYMAGEWDSPELVRLLTVLAQGYEELVPRPLRPLRHVTLPRRPALERNTRSGARRHISHHYDLSNDLFATFLDPTMTYSSALFEDGEERDPATLARAQRRKIDRLLDGAGVTDGTELLEIGTGWGELAVRAARRGARVTTVTLSSEQRDLARERVAAAGLGDRVQVELRDYRDVEGSYDAVVSVEMVEAVGERYWPVYFAGLDRLVRPGGRVGLQSITMEHGLMRASRNSYTWMHKYIFPGGLIPSVTAIEQQLRDRTRLRVVDRLAFGADYADTLRLWRDSFEGAAERVAELGFDDTFRRMWSFYLAYCEAGFRAGMIDVEQMVLERSR comes from the coding sequence ATGAACACGACCCAGGACACGACCGACCGGCGCCGGACCCCCGACGTCGACGCCCGGCGCTGGCCCGACGTCGCCCGGATCCCGGCCCGCGGGCCGCGTACCCCCGTGGCGCGCGCCCTGGCCGGGCACGCCGCCGCGCGCGCCGGAGTCCGACTGCACACGGGCCCGGGAGAGCCCGCCGCCGCCGACCCGCCGGTGCTGTGCCTGCGCGACCCCGACGCCTTCCACCGGCGGCTGGCGGCCGGCGGGCTCATCGGCTTCGGTGAGTCCTACATGGCGGGGGAGTGGGACTCACCGGAGCTCGTCCGCCTCCTCACCGTCCTCGCGCAGGGGTACGAGGAGCTGGTACCGCGGCCCCTGCGTCCCCTGCGGCACGTGACACTGCCCCGCAGGCCCGCCCTGGAACGCAACACCCGCAGCGGCGCGCGCCGGCACATCAGCCACCACTACGACCTGTCCAACGACCTCTTCGCGACCTTCCTCGACCCGACCATGACCTACTCCAGCGCGTTGTTCGAGGACGGTGAGGAGCGCGACCCCGCCACACTGGCCCGGGCCCAGCGGCGCAAGATCGACCGCCTGCTGGACGGCGCCGGCGTCACCGACGGCACCGAACTCCTGGAGATCGGCACCGGCTGGGGCGAACTCGCCGTGCGCGCCGCGCGCCGCGGCGCCCGGGTCACCACGGTCACGCTGTCGTCGGAACAGCGCGACCTGGCGCGCGAGCGCGTCGCGGCGGCCGGACTGGGGGACCGGGTCCAGGTGGAGCTGCGCGACTACCGCGACGTCGAGGGCAGCTACGACGCCGTGGTGAGCGTGGAGATGGTCGAGGCGGTCGGCGAGCGCTACTGGCCGGTCTACTTCGCCGGGCTCGACCGCCTGGTGCGCCCGGGCGGGCGGGTCGGTCTGCAGAGCATCACGATGGAGCACGGCCTGATGCGGGCGTCGCGCAACTCCTACACCTGGATGCACAAGTACATCTTCCCGGGCGGTCTCATCCCCTCGGTCACCGCCATCGAGCAGCAGTTGCGGGACCGGACCCGGCTGAGGGTGGTCGACCGGCTCGCCTTCGGCGCCGACTACGCCGACACCCTGCGGTTGTGGCGCGACTCCTTCGAGGGTGCCGCCGAGCGCGTCGCCGAACTCGGCTTCGACGACACGTTCCGCCGCATGTGGTCGTTCTACCTCGCCTACTGCGAGGCCGGGTTCCGGGCGGGCATGATCGACGTGGAGCAGATGGTGCTGGAGCGCTCCCGGTGA
- a CDS encoding carbohydrate kinase family protein — protein sequence MPANSSGTGSDHYDVLVIAGTGVDTVVRVDTLAPPEGDSVFVPPVLDYVGHTGNGVALGCHALGLATKFVDFLGDDVQGRMVLEAYAERGLDFSHVVSPHGTPRGVNLVDAQGRRFSYFDGRHPADLRLPREFYLPFVERARHVHMSIMGHNRDVYDDLERLGVPSSTDLHDWDGREEHHLPYALRSDLVFLSAAAIHGRVGEVMRGVLERGRAGLVVATDGAEGCHVLERGWAEPVHVPAADPGAPVVDTNGAGDSFVAAFLHARLEGAPPLECARAGAVAGAFACTTAGTHTDFLTLSGLRHLTGDGDA from the coding sequence GTGCCAGCCAACTCCAGCGGTACCGGAAGCGACCACTACGACGTCCTCGTCATCGCGGGCACGGGTGTCGACACCGTCGTGCGGGTCGACACCCTGGCCCCGCCCGAGGGCGACTCGGTGTTCGTGCCGCCGGTCCTGGACTACGTGGGCCATACCGGCAACGGCGTGGCGCTGGGCTGCCACGCCCTGGGACTGGCGACCAAGTTCGTGGACTTCCTGGGCGACGACGTCCAGGGCCGCATGGTCCTGGAGGCCTACGCCGAGCGCGGGCTCGACTTCAGCCACGTCGTCTCGCCGCACGGCACGCCCCGGGGCGTGAACCTGGTCGACGCCCAGGGCCGCAGGTTCTCCTACTTCGACGGCCGCCACCCCGCAGACCTGCGGCTGCCCCGCGAGTTCTACCTGCCCTTCGTCGAGCGTGCCCGCCACGTGCACATGTCGATCATGGGCCACAACCGGGACGTCTACGACGACCTGGAGCGGCTGGGGGTGCCCAGCTCCACCGACCTGCACGACTGGGACGGCCGCGAGGAACACCACCTGCCCTACGCCCTGCGCTCGGACCTGGTCTTCCTCAGCGCCGCCGCGATCCACGGACGGGTGGGCGAGGTGATGCGCGGCGTACTGGAGCGGGGCCGGGCGGGGCTGGTCGTGGCCACCGACGGCGCCGAGGGCTGCCACGTGCTCGAACGCGGCTGGGCCGAGCCCGTCCACGTGCCCGCCGCCGACCCCGGGGCACCGGTCGTGGACACCAACGGTGCGGGCGACTCGTTCGTCGCGGCCTTCCTGCACGCCCGCCTGGAGGGCGCGCCGCCCCTGGAGTGCGCGCGGGCCGGAGCGGTGGCGGGCGCCTTCGCCTGCACGACCGCCGGGACGCACACGGACTTCCTGACCCTGTCAGGCCTGCGCCACCTCACCGGTGATGGCGACGCGTAG
- a CDS encoding glucosyl-3-phosphoglycerate synthase yields the protein MDNEWFGRRTYRWSDWTLEGLAELKRRSGTTVSLVIPAKNEAATVGGIVARVRAALVEDVPLVDELVVMDSDSTDDTGALAGAAGARVHRVVDVRPDLGHHRGKGEAMWKSLFVTSGDVVAFMDADLVEWDTHFVSGLLGPLLSEPGVGLVKAFYDRVLDHGGAGTNEGGRVTELVARPTIALRWPELAGVVQPLSGEWAVRRELLRDLPVPTGYGVELAVLVDTYLRRGTDAIAQVDMGRRAHRHQSLRGLGMMATELLAVADRRAGVGQGREAVEVRQFGTGGRTTTRTVSVVERGPAARVAPAPEWHQGEVADSC from the coding sequence GTGGACAACGAATGGTTCGGGCGTCGGACCTACCGGTGGTCGGACTGGACGCTCGAGGGGCTGGCGGAACTCAAGCGGCGCAGCGGGACGACCGTCAGCCTGGTGATCCCGGCCAAGAACGAGGCGGCGACCGTCGGCGGCATCGTCGCCCGGGTGCGCGCGGCCCTGGTGGAGGACGTCCCCCTGGTCGACGAACTGGTCGTCATGGACTCCGACTCCACCGACGACACCGGCGCGCTGGCCGGCGCGGCCGGGGCGCGGGTGCACCGCGTCGTGGACGTGCGCCCCGACCTGGGCCACCACCGGGGCAAGGGCGAGGCCATGTGGAAGTCGCTCTTCGTCACCTCCGGCGACGTCGTGGCGTTCATGGACGCCGACCTGGTGGAGTGGGACACCCACTTCGTGTCGGGTCTGCTGGGCCCCTTGCTGTCCGAGCCGGGGGTGGGCCTGGTCAAGGCCTTCTACGACCGGGTCCTGGACCACGGCGGCGCCGGCACCAACGAGGGCGGCCGGGTCACCGAGCTGGTGGCCCGTCCCACCATCGCGCTGCGCTGGCCGGAGCTGGCGGGCGTGGTCCAGCCGCTGTCGGGGGAGTGGGCGGTGCGCCGCGAGCTCCTGCGGGACCTGCCGGTGCCCACGGGCTACGGGGTGGAGCTGGCCGTGCTGGTCGACACCTACCTCAGGCGGGGGACCGACGCGATCGCCCAGGTGGACATGGGGCGGCGCGCCCACCGGCACCAGAGCCTGCGCGGGCTGGGGATGATGGCCACCGAGCTGTTGGCCGTGGCCGACCGCCGGGCCGGAGTCGGTCAGGGGCGCGAGGCGGTCGAGGTGCGCCAGTTCGGCACGGGCGGACGGACGACGACACGTACGGTGAGTGTGGTCGAGCGGGGCCCCGCGGCGCGGGTGGCGCCCGCACCGGAGTGGCACCAGGGAGAGGTGGCCGATTCGTGCTGA
- a CDS encoding DUF1365 domain-containing protein — protein sequence MSDPGVPALYESTVRHVRAEPVRHAFAYRTYYWLVDLDALPRPPWPLRLLGGFHAADHGDGAARSTRADIDAYLAGHGIDLAGGRVLMLAHARVLGHVFNPLTVYWCHDRGGHLVRVVAEVHNTYGGRHRYLLEVDERGRAEADKEFHVSPFNRVEGRYRLSLPAPGDRVALTVALHRTGRPPFVASVRGVHRPATPGALLRLALRHPLAPLVGALRIRRQGIGLYLRGLPVHPPRAHDRGRRERTDETR from the coding sequence GTGAGCGACCCCGGCGTCCCGGCGCTCTACGAGTCCACCGTGCGCCACGTCCGCGCCGAACCCGTGCGGCACGCCTTCGCCTACCGCACCTACTACTGGCTGGTCGACCTGGACGCCCTGCCGCGCCCGCCCTGGCCCCTCCGGCTCCTGGGCGGGTTCCACGCGGCCGACCACGGCGACGGCGCGGCCCGGTCCACCCGGGCCGACATCGACGCCTACCTCGCCGGGCACGGGATCGACCTCGCCGGCGGCCGCGTGCTGATGCTCGCCCACGCCCGGGTGCTCGGCCACGTGTTCAACCCGCTCACCGTGTACTGGTGCCACGACCGCGGCGGACACCTGGTCCGTGTCGTGGCCGAGGTCCACAACACCTACGGCGGGCGGCACCGCTACCTGCTGGAGGTCGACGAGCGGGGCCGGGCCGAGGCCGACAAGGAGTTCCACGTGTCCCCGTTCAACCGGGTCGAGGGCCGCTACCGGCTCAGCCTCCCGGCACCCGGGGACCGCGTCGCCCTGACCGTCGCCCTGCACCGCACCGGCCGACCGCCCTTCGTGGCCTCGGTGCGGGGCGTACACCGCCCGGCCACCCCCGGGGCGCTGCTGCGGCTGGCCCTGCGGCACCCCCTCGCCCCACTGGTCGGCGCGCTGCGCATCCGCCGCCAGGGGATCGGGCTCTACCTGCGCGGCCTGCCGGTCCACCCACCGCGGGCCCACGACCGTGGACGAAGAGAACGAACGGACGAAACGCGATGA
- a CDS encoding pyrimidine reductase family protein: MVVRLLMNEVAPGAAEPGDPVDDAVLEALYAYPDTSARPWVRANMVSTLDGAAAGNDGRTGTINTEADLVVFTLLRDLADVVLVGAGTARAEGYRRPTPRTGARRRSAEAQGRAPHPALAVVTRTAHVPPLLAAEDPDRGQVWLVTCQEAGEPALERARSVLGPERVLVLGETEVDLVAAVDALHARGLSRILCEGGPRLLRDVAAEGVLDELCLTVVPVLAAGAEQRITAGAAVDQELVPRLLLEGGGTLLHRWIRP; this comes from the coding sequence GTGGTCGTGCGCCTGCTGATGAACGAGGTCGCGCCCGGAGCGGCCGAGCCCGGCGACCCCGTCGACGACGCCGTCCTGGAGGCCCTCTACGCCTACCCCGACACGAGCGCGCGGCCGTGGGTGCGGGCGAACATGGTCTCCACGCTGGACGGTGCCGCCGCGGGCAACGACGGCCGGACCGGGACCATCAACACCGAGGCCGACCTGGTCGTGTTCACGCTGCTGCGGGATCTGGCCGACGTGGTCCTGGTGGGCGCCGGGACGGCGCGTGCCGAGGGCTACCGCCGCCCCACGCCGCGCACCGGTGCGCGGCGCCGGAGCGCCGAGGCGCAGGGGCGTGCCCCGCACCCGGCGCTGGCGGTGGTCACCCGCACCGCGCACGTGCCGCCGCTGCTGGCGGCCGAGGATCCCGACCGGGGACAGGTGTGGCTGGTGACCTGCCAGGAGGCGGGCGAACCGGCGCTGGAGCGGGCGCGTTCGGTACTGGGCCCCGAACGGGTGCTGGTGCTGGGCGAGACGGAGGTCGACCTGGTCGCTGCGGTGGACGCGCTGCACGCGCGGGGGCTGTCCCGGATCCTGTGCGAGGGCGGTCCGCGGCTCCTGCGGGACGTGGCCGCCGAGGGCGTGCTCGACGAGCTGTGCCTGACCGTCGTGCCCGTGCTGGCCGCGGGGGCGGAGCAGCGGATCACCGCCGGCGCGGCCGTGGACCAGGAACTGGTGCCGCGCCTTCTGCTGGAGGGCGGGGGAACGCTGCTGCACCGGTGGATCCGCCCCTGA
- a CDS encoding NAD(P)/FAD-dependent oxidoreductase, producing the protein MVTGHTVPRRRIAVVGSGISGLTAAHILSRHADVTLLEADSRLGGHAHTHRLGTAGGAELSVDSGFIVHNRRTYPHLLRLFEELRVPTRSTEMSMSVRCDGCGLEYAGARGLPALLPNRSRRSAAYLRMLAEVPRFHRAARRVLDSGPPSPAREPTLGDFARHYRFGPHFVAHFLLPLVSAVWSCPPGTALDYPARYLFAFLRHHGMLSVWGSPSWRTVVGGSHVYVDRVAARLASVRTGTPVSGLARTAHGVRLRAGSEELEFDAAVVATHADQALDLLESPTPVEKEVLGAFGYARNRTLLHTDTSVLPRDRATWASWNHRLSSCEPDDAPVRVSYHMNRLQHLPGAEQYVVTLNDQGTVGSDRVVAAMDYAHPVYTPASVAAQRRLVELNDGVVAFAGAHHGWGFHEDGCRSGVVAAASLGVRW; encoded by the coding sequence ATGGTCACGGGCCATACCGTCCCCCGCCGCAGGATCGCCGTCGTCGGCTCCGGGATCTCCGGGCTGACCGCTGCCCACATCCTGAGCCGGCACGCCGACGTCACCCTCCTGGAAGCGGACAGCCGCCTCGGCGGGCACGCGCACACCCACCGCCTGGGAACCGCGGGTGGCGCGGAGCTGTCCGTCGACAGCGGCTTCATCGTGCACAACCGCCGCACCTATCCCCATCTACTGCGGTTGTTCGAGGAGTTGCGGGTACCGACGCGCTCCACCGAGATGAGCATGTCGGTGCGCTGCGACGGGTGCGGCCTGGAGTACGCGGGGGCGCGGGGCCTGCCCGCCCTGCTGCCGAACCGGTCCCGGCGCAGCGCCGCCTACCTGCGCATGCTGGCGGAGGTGCCGCGCTTCCACCGCGCTGCCCGGCGCGTGCTCGACTCCGGTCCGCCCTCGCCGGCCCGCGAGCCGACCCTGGGCGACTTCGCCCGCCACTACCGCTTCGGGCCGCACTTCGTCGCGCACTTCCTGCTGCCGCTGGTGTCCGCGGTGTGGTCGTGCCCGCCGGGGACGGCGCTGGACTACCCGGCCCGTTACCTGTTCGCCTTCCTGCGCCACCACGGCATGCTCTCCGTGTGGGGATCGCCCTCGTGGCGGACGGTGGTGGGCGGTTCGCACGTGTACGTGGACCGCGTGGCCGCGCGTCTGGCCTCGGTGCGCACCGGCACGCCCGTCAGCGGTCTCGCGCGGACGGCCCACGGAGTGCGGCTGCGGGCCGGCTCCGAGGAGCTGGAGTTCGACGCGGCCGTGGTGGCCACCCACGCCGACCAGGCCCTGGACCTGCTGGAGTCGCCCACCCCGGTCGAGAAGGAGGTCCTCGGGGCCTTCGGCTACGCGCGCAACCGCACCCTGCTGCACACCGACACCTCCGTCCTGCCCCGGGACCGCGCCACGTGGGCGAGCTGGAACCACCGGCTGTCCTCGTGCGAGCCCGACGACGCGCCGGTCCGGGTCAGCTACCACATGAACCGCCTGCAGCACCTGCCCGGCGCCGAGCAGTACGTGGTGACCCTCAACGACCAGGGCACCGTGGGCTCCGACAGGGTCGTGGCCGCCATGGACTACGCCCACCCCGTCTACACGCCCGCCTCCGTCGCGGCCCAGCGGCGGCTCGTCGAGCTCAACGACGGCGTCGTGGCCTTCGCCGGGGCACACCACGGGTGGGGCTTCCACGAGGACGGGTGCCGGTCGGGGGTCGTCGCGGCGGCGAGCCTGGGGGTGCGCTGGTGA
- a CDS encoding bifunctional phosphatase PAP2/diacylglycerol kinase family protein, whose product MRLRLSRPFSRADRYLYDRVTAIGPPVLDPVTPRFVQATDHMAPWLLVSATLAATGGPRLRRTALRAIASAGAANAASFVVKNLVTRSRPDSSRVPVARRPYRAYGNSSFPSGHTAAAVAFAGGIAADAPRPLSAVVWAIAGAVALSRVHSGVHYPGDVAGGLAIGSAAALLSRVVLPARPELVSGARTTFEGTAGTEPEGADVTVVVNPRSAGTGIGAPSFGDTADRVTRSLPKARIVPLTPDDDMAAVMDEAARNSRVLAVSGGDGTANAGARAALDHDRPLLVLPTGTLNNFARTLGLTSVETALRAYATGHLARVDVGEADGRVFLNTATFGSHPRLVRRRDRWAPRIGKWPAFGLALWRDLRNVEPTPTRIDGRPTRVWWAFVGNCRYRTHGRFPAMRERLDDGRLDVRVLGAARRSPRWRALTDILLDRPRGGDGYSTWLTTGLTLALPPDHRQISVDGEVWECGDTVRFTKRPAALRVIVAADSA is encoded by the coding sequence ATGCGACTGCGCCTGTCACGACCCTTCAGCCGTGCCGACCGCTACCTCTACGACAGGGTGACGGCGATCGGTCCGCCCGTGCTGGACCCGGTCACCCCCCGCTTCGTCCAGGCCACCGACCACATGGCGCCGTGGCTGCTGGTCTCGGCCACGCTCGCGGCCACCGGCGGGCCCCGCCTGCGCCGCACCGCGCTGCGGGCGATCGCCTCCGCCGGCGCCGCCAACGCCGCCTCCTTCGTGGTCAAGAACCTGGTCACCCGTTCGCGTCCGGACAGCTCCCGGGTCCCGGTCGCCCGTCGCCCCTACCGCGCCTACGGCAACTCCTCCTTCCCCTCGGGGCACACCGCCGCCGCGGTGGCCTTCGCCGGGGGGATCGCCGCCGACGCCCCGCGCCCGCTGTCCGCCGTGGTCTGGGCCATCGCCGGCGCCGTGGCGCTGTCCCGGGTGCACAGCGGCGTCCACTACCCCGGCGACGTGGCCGGGGGCCTGGCCATCGGCTCCGCCGCGGCCCTGCTGTCGCGGGTCGTCCTTCCCGCCCGCCCGGAACTGGTCTCGGGCGCGCGCACCACCTTCGAGGGCACGGCCGGCACCGAACCCGAGGGCGCCGACGTGACCGTGGTGGTCAACCCGCGCTCCGCCGGGACGGGGATCGGGGCGCCGAGCTTCGGTGACACCGCGGACCGTGTGACACGGTCGCTGCCGAAGGCGCGGATCGTGCCGCTGACCCCGGACGACGACATGGCGGCGGTGATGGACGAGGCGGCCCGCAACAGCCGGGTCCTGGCGGTCTCGGGAGGCGACGGGACGGCCAACGCCGGGGCCCGCGCCGCTCTGGACCACGACCGGCCACTGCTCGTCCTGCCGACCGGCACCCTGAACAACTTCGCCCGCACCCTCGGCCTGACCTCGGTGGAGACCGCCCTGCGGGCCTACGCGACCGGCCACCTGGCCAGGGTCGACGTGGGCGAGGCCGACGGCCGGGTCTTCCTCAACACCGCGACGTTCGGCTCGCACCCGCGCCTGGTCCGGCGCCGCGACCGCTGGGCGCCCAGGATCGGCAAGTGGCCGGCGTTCGGCCTGGCCCTGTGGCGCGACCTGAGGAACGTCGAACCCACCCCGACCCGCATCGACGGCCGTCCGACCCGCGTGTGGTGGGCCTTCGTGGGCAACTGCCGGTACCGCACGCACGGTCGCTTCCCGGCGATGCGCGAGCGGCTCGACGACGGGCGGCTCGACGTGCGGGTGCTGGGGGCGGCGCGGCGCTCGCCCCGGTGGCGCGCCCTCACCGACATCCTGCTCGACCGCCCCCGGGGCGGGGACGGCTACTCCACCTGGCTCACCACGGGGCTCACGCTCGCCCTTCCGCCCGACCACCGGCAGATCTCCGTGGACGGCGAGGTGTGGGAGTGCGGGGACACGGTGCGGTTCACCAAGCGGCCCGCCGCTCTGCGCGTCATCGTCGCCGCCGACTCCGCCTGA